The following nucleotide sequence is from Fibrobacter succinogenes.
TTTATAAGACTTACAAGGACATTATTGACGCTCTCGACTTGGACGAAAACGAAGTCCCGTTCGTGGCTGGCGAACTTCTCCAGGAAGGCAATAACTGCTGCGGCAGCAAGAACGGCGGTATTCGCGAACTCAAGAATAATTTCAAGAAGTTCGGTTTGGCCTCTTCTAAGGGTTTGCTGGGTAACGGCAAGGACCCGTACCACTTTGGCCGCGCCGGCGTGATTGAACTTGGCCGCCGTTACTGCTCCGAAATGCTCAAGCTTATCGACAAGACAATTGACCCCAATGCTCCTGCCGTGAACTTGGTGGACCCGAGCCAGTCTACGGTTCCGGATGAACCGCCTGAGGAATATGGCCCGTACACCGAAGCCATTGCCATTCCGGGCAAGGTACAGGCCGAAAACTACAACAAGGGTGGTGCCGAAGTCGCTTACCATGACGAAAGCAAGGGTAACGAAGGCGGCAAGCTCCGTAAGGATGACGTCGATATTTACCAGCCGAATATGGGTATAACTGTGGGGCATAACCAAAAGGGTGAATGGCTCAAGTACACCGTGAATGTGGAAGCTGATGGCGAATACGGAATTTCAGCTAATGTCTCTGGTGAAAACGGAACAGGCAGCTTTGTTCTTTACATCGATGACAAGAAAATCGGTACGGAAATCGTTAACGAAGGTAAGGGCTTTGATGAATTTACGACGGTAGATGGTGGCAAGGCAACGCTCACCAAGGGCGAACATGAACTGAAAATCGAAATCACGAATGACTGGATTGATATCGACTATATTGAATTCAAGGAAATCAGCTCCCAGCCGCCTATCGGAATCAAGAATGTGCGCTTTGACATGACCGAAGCCGAAAGCAGCTTTAGCGTGTTCGATATGCAAGGCATTAAACTTGGATCGTTTACCGCCAAGGGCATGGATGACGCCATGAACCTCGTGAGGGAAAACGCAAAACTCCGTAAGCAGTCAAAGGGCGTGTTCTTTGTCCGCAAAAACGGAAGTAAATCTTTAACCAAGAAGGTGGTAATACATGAATAAGAACGAGTTGGTTATCGTAAAGCAAATTGCTTTCTTCTTTGTCGTCGCAGTTGCCCTTGGCATCATGTACGGGTAAGCCTGGCTGGCAGTTGGCAGAATGCAGTGGGCGGTGGATCTTTACGCTGGCCTAGTCTGCAAAAAAATTAGTGTGACTCCCTCAGAGCCCTGGTGAACCCAGGGCTCTTTTCGTATCGACCATTAGTCTTGAAGCGAAACGTCAATGTCGCGGCCCCGGTCATCCGCAAGGAGGTTGGGCTTTGCTTCATCTGAAATTTCTTATTACAATTGCAACGGGATTCGTTATATAGTTGCTTTCTTTGCATAAAAAAATCGCTCTGGATGTTTCCAGAGCGATCTAGTGTAGTATAGGATGAATTATGAAATCAAATTCATTACGGGAGTGTGAACTGCTTCAGGAACGGCCAGCCAATCTTGCCGTCGCCCTGTTCGTGGCCACCACCCTGCTTGGTGCAGAGCACAACCTTCGTGCCGTCCTTGCACTTGGAGTATTCTTGGCAACCATTGCTGTTCTTAGACGGAGAGCCTTCGCAACCGTTCTTTTGGGCCCAGAACTGGAAGTTCCTTTCGGCACCAAGGAAGTTCAGGCCGTCGCCATAGCCGCTATCGCCACCTTGGTATTTGCAGACGGGGTCGGACGTGCCACGGAACATGATGATAGAAATCGGACGTTCAGGATTGCACTTGGCGCTGTTTGTGGTGTTCAAGTCCATACCTGCCGGAGCAACTGCGGCGTACACATCAGACATGAAGCATGCCACATGGTTACTCATACCGCC
It contains:
- a CDS encoding sialate O-acetylesterase, producing the protein MGVEKSLKKLMAVAGAAAGLSLFGLTSANAAPNPNFHIYIAYGQSNMAGNGDIVPSEDQAEAPKNFIMLASHTANASQRSGKTNQSIKTGEWYPAIPPMFHAFENLSPADYFGRAMVDSLPGVTVGIIPVAIGAVSIRAFDKDQYEAYFRGDGKDIMNWGWPKDYDNNPPGRILELAKKAKEVGVIKGFIFHQGESDGTDANWRKTVYKTYKDIIDALDLDENEVPFVAGELLQEGNNCCGSKNGGIRELKNNFKKFGLASSKGLLGNGKDPYHFGRAGVIELGRRYCSEMLKLIDKTIDPNAPAVNLVDPSQSTVPDEPPEEYGPYTEAIAIPGKVQAENYNKGGAEVAYHDESKGNEGGKLRKDDVDIYQPNMGITVGHNQKGEWLKYTVNVEADGEYGISANVSGENGTGSFVLYIDDKKIGTEIVNEGKGFDEFTTVDGGKATLTKGEHELKIEITNDWIDIDYIEFKEISSQPPIGIKNVRFDMTEAESSFSVFDMQGIKLGSFTAKGMDDAMNLVRENAKLRKQSKGVFFVRKNGSKSLTKKVVIHE